The Sciurus carolinensis chromosome 18, mSciCar1.2, whole genome shotgun sequence genome contains a region encoding:
- the Fis1 gene encoding mitochondrial fission 1 protein, which yields MEAVLNELVSVDDLMKFEKKFQSEKAAGSVSKGTQFEYAWCLVRSKYNDDIRKGIALLEELLPKGSKEEQRDYVFYLAVGNYRLKEYEKALKYVRGLLQTEPQNNQAKELERLIDKAMKKDGLVGMAIVGGMALGVAGLAGLIGLAVSKSKS from the exons ATGGAGGCCGTGCTGAACGAGCTGGTGTCTGTGGATGATCTGATG AagtttgaaaagaaatttcagtCTGAGAAGGCAGCAGGCTCGGTGTCCAAAGGCACACAGTTTGAGTATGCCTGGTGCCTGGTGCGGAGCAAGTACAACGACGACATCCGGAAAGGCATCGCGCTCCTCGAGG AACTGCTGCCCAAAGGGAGCAAAGAGGAGCAGCGGGATTATGTCTTCTACCTGGCTGTGGGGAACTACCGGCTCAAG GAGTATGAAAAGGCGCTGAAGTACGTGCGCGGGCTGCTGCAGACGGAGCCCCAGAACAACCAGGCCAAGGAGCTGGAACGGCTCATCGACAAGGCCATGAAGAAAG ATGGACTAGTGGGCATGGCCATCGTCGGAGGCATGGCCCTGGGCGTGGCAGGACTGGCTGGACTCATCGGGCTTGCTGTGTCCAAGTCCAAATCCTGA